In Edaphobacter dinghuensis, a genomic segment contains:
- a CDS encoding DmsC/YnfH family molybdoenzyme membrane anchor subunit gives MSLPLQELAESATAESIVRMTFADLGQPSIPAASSATVVTSLIPTRALEAGEQYRFHFDMTKCIGCRSCEIACNEQNGNPADIRWRRIGEIEGGTYPDTHRHYLSMGCNHCLNAECIKGCPVEAYTKDPVTGIVLHSATACIGCQYCVWNCPYSVPQFNPERGVVGKCDMCHGRLTDGREPACVNSCPEAAIEIEIVDTTAWRIDYAAAESPGMPAAGHTISTTRITLPPDTTAKLERVDIGRIQPEHAHLSLVFMTTLIQSVTGSLIFALLFRAAQPMLLTILLAITSIALNISVFHLGRPAYAWRALKMWHRSWLSREVLLFGLFFGAIATFTFTTWLFTPSIAAILHSSLLQHIQTFLFATQLLTAIGWTAVLFGVAGTIASAFIYLVPARPAWNMIHTPIDFILSSLLIGTTLPVTLNWIIKTLNRISLLHPLHLQTINTFPAWLTAIAAIPWMTNHAIRLIRLNRSRLFEERATAELLGTQNFRSAVIVTFALAAAASVLSFCGAFVFATVATFAAVLIARYLFFVSVVPLNMALTFTRGGSH, from the coding sequence GTGTCTCTACCACTACAAGAACTCGCAGAGTCCGCCACCGCCGAATCCATCGTGCGCATGACCTTCGCCGACCTCGGCCAGCCCTCCATACCAGCGGCTTCCTCGGCAACCGTTGTCACATCGCTCATCCCCACACGCGCGCTCGAAGCCGGAGAACAATACCGCTTCCACTTCGACATGACCAAGTGCATCGGCTGCCGCTCCTGCGAGATCGCCTGCAACGAGCAGAACGGCAACCCCGCCGACATTCGCTGGCGCCGCATCGGCGAGATCGAGGGCGGCACCTACCCCGACACGCATCGCCACTATCTCTCGATGGGCTGCAACCACTGCCTCAACGCCGAGTGCATCAAAGGCTGCCCGGTCGAGGCCTATACGAAGGATCCCGTCACCGGCATCGTCCTTCACTCCGCGACGGCCTGCATCGGCTGCCAATACTGCGTGTGGAACTGCCCTTACTCCGTGCCGCAGTTCAATCCGGAGCGTGGCGTCGTAGGCAAATGCGACATGTGCCACGGTCGTCTCACCGACGGACGCGAACCAGCTTGCGTCAACTCCTGCCCCGAAGCCGCCATCGAGATCGAGATCGTCGACACCACAGCATGGCGCATCGATTATGCTGCCGCCGAATCTCCCGGCATGCCCGCTGCCGGACACACCATCTCCACCACGCGCATCACGCTCCCACCTGACACCACAGCAAAGCTCGAGCGCGTCGACATTGGCCGCATCCAGCCTGAACACGCTCATCTCTCGCTCGTCTTTATGACGACGCTCATTCAGTCCGTCACCGGTTCGCTCATCTTTGCTCTGCTCTTCCGGGCAGCGCAACCGATGCTGCTCACCATCCTGCTCGCCATCACCAGCATCGCGCTCAACATCTCCGTCTTCCACCTCGGCCGTCCCGCCTACGCATGGCGAGCGCTAAAGATGTGGCACCGCTCCTGGCTCAGCCGCGAGGTCCTCCTCTTCGGCCTCTTCTTCGGCGCGATTGCAACCTTCACCTTCACCACATGGCTGTTCACGCCATCCATCGCAGCGATCCTGCACAGCTCATTGTTGCAGCACATACAAACGTTCCTGTTTGCCACACAATTACTCACAGCCATCGGCTGGACAGCCGTCCTCTTCGGCGTCGCAGGCACCATCGCCAGTGCCTTCATCTATCTCGTTCCCGCACGTCCCGCGTGGAACATGATTCATACGCCCATCGACTTTATCCTCAGCAGCCTGCTCATTGGTACAACGCTTCCAGTCACACTTAACTGGATCATTAAAACTCTCAACCGCATTTCGCTACTGCATCCACTCCACCTGCAAACCATCAATACCTTTCCCGCGTGGCTCACAGCTATCGCAGCGATTCCGTGGATGACCAACCACGCCATCCGCCTCATCCGCCTCAACCGCTCCAGACTCTTTGAGGAGCGAGCCACCGCCGAACTCCTCGGCACGCAAAATTTTCGCTCTGCGGTCATCGTCACCTTCGCTCTCGCCGCAGCCGCAAGCGTTCTCTCCTTCTGCGGAGCCTTCGTCTTCGCTACCGTCGCTACCTTCGCCGCGGTCCTCATCGCCCGCTACCTCTTCTTCGTCTCCGTCGTTCCGCTCAACATGGCGCTCACCTTCACTCGCGGAGGCTCACACTAA
- a CDS encoding diflavin oxidoreductase yields MTTQSASPLTLVPYIPDNAPFNDDQRAWLNGFLAGIFSSAQPAIATEAPLSLKIAVLYASQSGTAEGLARKVAKDLKSKGHIASLISLEGYTPAALAEERYAILIASTYGDGDAPDAVKPFYESLCIEHFPRYQDLSYAVLALGDSHYEHFCKFGIDLDNKLDSLGAVRLHDRVDCDVDLDDAFTSWKQGLYSRLESIVSTRPAKNTPSPSAKIIAPTPKTISSETSTSAYTRENPFLAPLVDKHPLTREVSSKLTMHMAFSIADSNLKYEAGDACGVVPQNDDQLVDDIITMLNFSPQAPVQLPKSGTTTLIDALTNHLQITRLTRKMIEAYATIGNCKPLFGLLVPEQQAHLEKYTYDRGLIDLLHDYPGVLHNPADLVAMLPKLAPRLYSISSSPYAHAGEIHTTVAVVRYRSHNRERGGVCSTLLADRTNTGERRAIYIQPNKKFRLPQQSDAPIIMIGPGTGIAPFRAFLHQRRALSATGKNWLFFGERSAATDFLYRDELESMLSDKHLTHLDLAFSRDQDHKVYVQDKMLEQAPRFWSWLQDGASIYVCGDAARMAKDVDATLHSIVAKQGNLDAEAAAEYVQTLKDDHRYHRDVY; encoded by the coding sequence ATGACAACGCAATCCGCCAGCCCCTTGACCCTCGTACCCTATATCCCTGACAACGCGCCTTTCAATGACGATCAGCGCGCATGGCTCAACGGCTTCCTCGCTGGAATCTTCTCTTCAGCGCAGCCCGCCATCGCCACAGAGGCGCCGCTGTCCTTGAAGATCGCAGTCCTCTATGCCTCGCAGTCCGGCACAGCCGAAGGCCTCGCACGCAAAGTCGCGAAAGACCTCAAATCTAAAGGTCACATTGCCTCGCTCATCTCGCTCGAAGGCTACACGCCCGCCGCGCTCGCCGAAGAGCGCTACGCCATCCTCATCGCCAGCACCTATGGCGACGGCGACGCGCCCGATGCAGTCAAGCCTTTCTACGAAAGCCTCTGCATCGAGCACTTCCCTCGCTATCAGGATCTCTCCTACGCTGTGCTCGCCCTCGGCGATTCGCACTACGAGCACTTCTGCAAATTCGGCATCGACCTCGACAACAAACTCGACTCGCTCGGAGCCGTCCGCCTTCACGACCGTGTCGATTGCGATGTCGATCTCGATGATGCCTTCACAAGCTGGAAGCAGGGACTCTACTCCCGCCTCGAATCCATCGTCTCCACACGCCCGGCCAAAAACACGCCATCGCCTTCAGCAAAAATCATCGCACCAACACCAAAGACCATCTCGAGCGAAACCAGCACCTCCGCCTACACGCGCGAGAACCCATTCCTCGCGCCTCTGGTAGACAAACATCCGCTCACTCGCGAAGTCTCAAGCAAACTCACCATGCACATGGCCTTCTCCATCGCCGACTCAAACCTCAAGTACGAGGCCGGAGATGCATGCGGCGTCGTTCCGCAAAATGATGATCAACTCGTCGATGACATTATCACCATGCTGAACTTCAGCCCCCAGGCCCCGGTACAGCTTCCTAAGTCCGGCACCACGACACTGATTGATGCACTCACCAATCACCTCCAGATCACTCGCCTCACGCGCAAGATGATCGAGGCCTACGCCACCATCGGCAACTGCAAGCCGCTCTTCGGCCTGCTCGTTCCCGAGCAGCAGGCACACCTCGAAAAATATACCTATGACCGCGGCCTGATCGATCTTCTTCACGACTACCCCGGCGTCCTGCACAACCCCGCGGACCTCGTCGCTATGCTTCCCAAGCTCGCGCCACGCCTCTACTCCATCTCGTCGAGTCCCTATGCGCATGCTGGTGAAATCCACACCACGGTGGCCGTCGTTCGCTATCGCTCTCACAATCGCGAGCGCGGCGGCGTCTGCTCCACCCTGCTCGCCGACCGCACCAACACAGGCGAACGGCGCGCCATCTACATACAGCCAAACAAAAAATTTCGCCTGCCTCAACAGTCCGACGCGCCCATCATTATGATTGGCCCCGGCACTGGAATCGCACCGTTCCGCGCTTTTCTGCACCAGCGCCGCGCGCTCTCCGCCACCGGAAAAAACTGGCTCTTCTTCGGCGAGCGCAGCGCCGCTACCGACTTTCTCTACCGCGATGAGCTTGAGTCCATGCTCAGCGACAAACACCTCACTCACCTCGATCTCGCCTTCTCCCGCGACCAAGACCACAAGGTCTACGTACAGGACAAGATGCTCGAGCAAGCTCCTCGCTTCTGGTCATGGCTGCAGGATGGAGCCAGCATCTACGTCTGCGGTGACGCAGCCCGCATGGCCAAAGACGTCGATGCCACACTTCACAGCATCGTCGCCAAACAGGGCAACCTCGACGCAGAGGCCGCAGCCGAATATGTGCAGACATTGAAAGACGATCACCGCTACCACCGCGACGTCTACTAA